One genomic segment of Chitinibacter sp. FCG-7 includes these proteins:
- a CDS encoding AI-2E family transporter has product MKIKTAELIEPLVALGALVLLCFTVFAIMKPFLAASLWAAILVLSTWRPYLFFVKKLHGRRALAAVLLLSLMCIFLMLPIIYAASDFADVGVNFIANVRNSFESGWPALPEWLVTLPLAGEAINEFWLGLGAHDAKTMSMIRSMIAPVTQWLIVIASEVGGGLIMMLMSLFIAFFIYQDGEHIRDWVRGLMERVAGERSAELLTVSVGSTKGVVYGFLGTAVAQAVLAWFAYLLAGVPNAMSLGFASFILALLPGGPVLLGLPAAAWLYHQGDIAWAIFLAAWMLLVVSSADNVIKPLLIGKGSKLPFILILFGVLGGAMAFGMLGVFIGPVLLTVFYEIARSWILHAQQLPPDAVIGTADEVTKEQVAK; this is encoded by the coding sequence ATGAAGATCAAAACTGCCGAACTGATTGAGCCCCTTGTTGCCTTGGGCGCTTTGGTATTACTTTGTTTTACCGTGTTTGCAATCATGAAACCTTTTCTGGCTGCAAGCTTATGGGCTGCAATTCTGGTACTTTCGACCTGGCGCCCTTATCTGTTTTTTGTCAAAAAGCTGCATGGCCGACGCGCGCTGGCTGCGGTGTTGTTGCTCAGCCTGATGTGTATTTTTTTGATGCTTCCGATCATTTATGCCGCCAGTGATTTTGCAGATGTTGGCGTGAACTTTATTGCCAATGTGCGCAACAGCTTTGAATCAGGCTGGCCTGCCTTACCCGAATGGCTAGTCACCTTGCCGCTGGCGGGCGAAGCGATCAATGAATTCTGGCTAGGGCTAGGCGCTCATGATGCCAAAACCATGTCGATGATACGCAGCATGATTGCCCCTGTAACCCAATGGCTGATTGTCATTGCCAGTGAAGTGGGTGGCGGGCTGATCATGATGCTGATGAGCCTATTTATTGCTTTTTTCATCTATCAGGATGGCGAGCATATTCGCGATTGGGTACGCGGCCTGATGGAACGGGTGGCTGGTGAGCGCAGTGCGGAATTGCTCACCGTGTCTGTGGGGTCGACCAAGGGGGTGGTGTACGGTTTTCTGGGTACTGCGGTGGCCCAGGCCGTGCTGGCTTGGTTTGCCTATTTGCTGGCAGGTGTACCCAATGCCATGTCATTAGGTTTTGCGAGCTTCATTCTAGCCTTATTGCCGGGCGGTCCGGTTTTACTGGGTTTACCAGCAGCGGCCTGGTTGTATCATCAAGGCGACATTGCTTGGGCCATTTTTCTGGCGGCATGGATGCTGCTGGTGGTGAGCTCAGCTGATAACGTGATTAAGCCACTCTTGATCGGCAAGGGTAGCAAACTCCCCTTTATCCTTATACTGTTTGGCGTTCTAGGTGGTGCGATGGCTTTTGGTATGCTTGGAGTTTTTATTGGCCCCGTACTACTCACAGTCTTTTATGAAATTGCACGCAGCTGGATCTTGCACGCTCAGCAACTACCACCCGATGCCGTCATTGGCACTGCGGATGAAGTAACAAAAGAACAAGTCGCTAAGTAA
- a CDS encoding methyl-accepting chemotaxis protein → MSLKLKAWALSVGVLIALIAVMVVGLSTMRDMSNKDNRARIEQLMTSSYLTIVQLENLAASGKLSEEQAKAIATQILRENKYHKSEYVYVTDENLKFIAAPLDPQIHGKAFNEVLQDEKGNGIGDIVAAAIQKSGGALTEYPWTSIRDGKVVQLLSVAQKTPRWGWIVGNGVSFAEADARFWSEARWQVIICLVVAAIVAFFMLTAVRRILNDLGGEPAEVLKLVQSVADGNLQETREVQGASEHSIYGSVLRMRSSLRGVLTQLSQAVSTLHHTSDDIVSRAQDSNRLIEAQGSAATRIAQTAEHFAEQTRSAAEQASTARQQSESATQISAKGLTVISSAVNRFADIEQAVGDTQSSIDDLAQRVSSISAVIAVIRDVADQTNLLALNAAIEAARAGDMGRGFAVVADEVRKLAERTSAATQEIGQTITAVQGSGQNAKSRMDDMFIQLKEGIRQAKEGGEAVKAIRQETEATSVVVGAIGHALSEQVGASMQIRNDVDEVAQSSSGTMSAAQGTVGAAHSIKSVSTQLAGLVQKFKL, encoded by the coding sequence ATGTCACTTAAATTGAAAGCGTGGGCTTTGTCGGTAGGCGTGCTCATCGCCCTGATCGCCGTTATGGTGGTGGGCTTGAGCACGATGCGTGATATGAGCAATAAGGACAACCGCGCGCGTATCGAGCAGTTGATGACCAGTTCTTATCTGACGATTGTTCAGCTGGAGAATCTGGCTGCAAGCGGCAAACTTTCGGAAGAGCAAGCCAAGGCCATTGCCACCCAAATTCTGCGTGAAAACAAATACCATAAATCAGAATATGTTTATGTGACCGATGAAAATCTGAAATTCATCGCCGCTCCGCTAGACCCGCAAATTCACGGCAAAGCATTCAATGAAGTACTGCAAGATGAAAAAGGCAATGGCATTGGAGACATTGTGGCTGCTGCGATTCAAAAATCGGGTGGTGCACTGACCGAATATCCTTGGACTTCAATCCGTGATGGCAAAGTCGTCCAGCTGTTGTCTGTGGCACAAAAAACGCCACGTTGGGGCTGGATTGTTGGTAACGGAGTTAGTTTTGCCGAAGCCGATGCTCGGTTCTGGAGTGAGGCTCGCTGGCAAGTCATTATCTGTCTGGTTGTTGCCGCTATTGTCGCATTTTTCATGCTGACGGCAGTTCGCCGCATTCTGAATGATCTGGGTGGTGAGCCGGCTGAAGTATTGAAACTGGTTCAATCGGTTGCTGATGGCAACTTGCAAGAAACGCGTGAAGTGCAAGGTGCTTCCGAGCATAGTATTTATGGGTCGGTACTGCGGATGCGCTCTTCTTTGCGTGGCGTGTTGACCCAATTGTCTCAGGCCGTGAGTACGCTGCACCATACCAGTGATGATATTGTGTCGCGAGCCCAAGACAGCAATCGCCTGATTGAAGCGCAAGGCAGCGCAGCCACTCGTATCGCACAAACCGCCGAACATTTTGCCGAGCAAACCCGCTCAGCAGCCGAACAGGCCTCGACTGCTCGCCAGCAAAGCGAATCTGCAACGCAAATTTCTGCCAAAGGTTTAACGGTGATTTCTTCTGCGGTTAATCGCTTTGCCGATATCGAGCAAGCAGTAGGTGATACCCAAAGCAGCATTGATGATTTGGCTCAGCGCGTTTCCAGTATCTCGGCGGTCATTGCCGTAATTCGTGATGTAGCAGATCAAACTAATCTCTTGGCACTGAACGCTGCAATTGAAGCTGCCCGTGCAGGTGATATGGGTCGCGGTTTTGCGGTGGTCGCCGATGAAGTCCGAAAACTGGCTGAGCGAACCAGTGCTGCGACACAGGAAATCGGCCAAACAATTACTGCCGTTCAGGGAAGTGGGCAGAATGCCAAGAGCCGTATGGACGATATGTTCATTCAGTTGAAAGAAGGTATTCGCCAGGCCAAAGAAGGTGGTGAAGCAGTGAAAGCCATTCGCCAGGAGACAGAGGCCACCTCGGTTGTTGTTGGTGCGATTGGCCATGCCTTGTCCGAGCAAGTAGGGGCCAGTATGCAGATTCGAAATGATGTGGATGAAGTGGCGCAGTCTTCCAGTGGCACAATGTCAGCCGCGCAAGGCACAGTGGGCGCAGCTCATTCAATCAAATCTGTCTCTACCCAACTGGCTGGTCTGGTTCAGAAATTCAAGCTCTAA
- a CDS encoding PhzF family phenazine biosynthesis protein, translated as MAAYPFYLTSVFAEKASAGDPLVVFDVVAWPDEQVLQMMAYQMCGEVAFLNRTSGEVRFFHPQFQLPFSAKGLLGAALVCRELDDSNQPQLSCATGSYSLFVDADGVTLQSTAGRTRPASRGQVEIAYALGIESHEILAPVQFVDAGSEQLMVQVRSRQTVLQARPHSALLAEYADTPKQIAQAVIWHRDGDIVLMRSFTADHFSIYENFGDGSAALNLASAYLANGGRLPFNVKIEQGHTIEKLISRLSLIFLQIDTKLDLHMRGKVLLLGSGELKA; from the coding sequence ATGGCCGCGTATCCATTTTATTTGACTAGTGTTTTTGCCGAGAAAGCGAGTGCAGGTGACCCTTTGGTCGTTTTTGATGTAGTGGCCTGGCCTGATGAGCAGGTACTGCAAATGATGGCTTACCAAATGTGTGGCGAGGTGGCCTTTCTGAATCGTACTTCGGGTGAGGTGCGTTTTTTTCATCCGCAGTTTCAATTGCCATTTTCGGCTAAGGGTCTCTTGGGAGCAGCCTTGGTTTGCAGAGAACTAGATGACAGCAATCAGCCCCAACTTAGCTGCGCAACAGGCAGCTATAGCTTATTCGTCGATGCCGATGGTGTCACTTTGCAGTCTACGGCTGGGAGAACCCGCCCGGCCTCCCGTGGACAGGTTGAGATTGCTTATGCGCTGGGAATTGAAAGCCATGAGATTCTAGCCCCGGTGCAATTTGTCGATGCCGGTTCAGAGCAATTAATGGTTCAGGTTCGATCTAGGCAGACCGTACTTCAAGCCCGCCCGCATTCTGCACTACTGGCTGAATATGCCGATACCCCAAAACAAATCGCGCAAGCCGTGATTTGGCACCGTGATGGAGACATTGTGTTGATGCGAAGTTTTACGGCAGATCATTTCAGCATTTATGAAAATTTTGGCGATGGCAGTGCAGCACTCAATCTGGCCAGCGCTTATCTCGCGAATGGTGGTCGTTTGCCATTTAACGTCAAGATCGAGCAAGGTCATACAATTGAAAAATTAATTAGTCGCTTGTCCCTTATTTTTTTACAAATTGATACTAAGCTTGATTTACATATGCGGGGGAAAGTGCTGCTTTTGGGATCTGGTGAACTAAAAGCATAA
- the ppc gene encoding phosphoenolpyruvate carboxylase, translated as MSVIEPIAEKDLPLKRDLDLLAALLSDTIREQAGSATAEQIESIRELAVRYVQAHDPDAGKALARSLSTLDMPTTMALVRAFSYFSHLSNIAEDLHHNRRRRAHKIAGSKAQRGSISAVLETLTDRNVKPSEILSMLADTLIAPVMTAHPTEVKRKTILECHRALADLLTQRDRSQMTPEEIAANREAMERVMLTLWQTREVRTVKLTVQDEIENGATYFRNTFLHEIPRLYQDMEDRLSEMTGEQVNLPNFIQVGSWIGGDRDGNPFVTADVMRYAVSRQAGVALDYYYQQCLKLESELSMSTRLVQVDQDLSALAATATDDVARKTEEPYRLAVTAIASRIFATAIQIGTFHHQLHDVAHAQPYENADQLGADLAIIARSLKAHGASKLAGGRLRRLQRAVSVFGFFLAPIDMRQFAGLHEKMISELFNRAGLEEYMALDENSRRVVLLRELASPRPLICPHDVSYSPDVQQELDILKAAAEIQARYGEAVLPNYIISNCASVSDMLEVAVLLNDVGLVSLAPTVRSKVNIIPLFETTGDLRASGEIMTALFAIPQWRQLLSCRGDVQEVMLGYSDSNKDGGYLTSNWELYKAELTLVDVFNQAGIKLRLFHGRGGTVGRGGGPAYDAILAQPIGSVNGQIRITEQGEVITAKYADREVGRRNLEILVAATLDASFPLPYDVDPTARRALMERLSNAAYRFYRDLVYATPDFITYFLEATPIKEIPNLNIGSRPSARKNTSSISDLRAIPWVFSWSQCRLMLPGWYGFGAAISEYLAEAGDEGLQTLNHLYKTWPFFQTTISNMEMVLAKSDIAIAARYSELVQDQDVAKRIFGRIKDEWQRSVDAVLAITGHEELLGDNPMLARSLDNRLPYLDPLNHLQVELLKRIRAGDDSEELRHAVHLTINGVAAGLRNSG; from the coding sequence ATGTCTGTGATCGAACCTATTGCTGAAAAGGATCTACCGCTCAAGCGTGATTTGGATCTGCTCGCCGCCTTGTTGTCTGACACTATTCGCGAACAGGCCGGTTCGGCCACCGCAGAGCAAATCGAATCGATTCGTGAGCTTGCTGTTCGCTACGTTCAGGCACATGACCCTGACGCTGGCAAAGCGCTAGCGCGTTCATTGTCCACTCTGGACATGCCCACCACGATGGCCTTGGTCAGAGCGTTCAGTTATTTCTCGCACTTGTCCAATATAGCAGAGGATTTGCACCATAATCGCCGCCGCCGTGCCCACAAAATTGCGGGTTCAAAAGCGCAGCGTGGCAGCATTTCAGCCGTACTGGAAACATTGACTGATCGTAACGTCAAACCATCCGAAATTCTGTCCATGCTGGCCGACACGCTGATTGCGCCGGTTATGACTGCGCACCCGACCGAAGTCAAACGCAAGACTATTCTGGAATGCCACCGCGCCTTGGCTGACTTGCTCACTCAGCGTGACCGCAGCCAGATGACGCCAGAAGAAATCGCCGCCAACAGGGAAGCGATGGAACGCGTGATGCTGACTTTGTGGCAAACCCGTGAAGTTCGTACCGTCAAATTGACTGTACAAGACGAAATCGAAAACGGTGCCACCTACTTCCGCAACACCTTCCTGCACGAAATTCCACGTCTGTATCAGGATATGGAAGATCGTTTGTCAGAAATGACCGGTGAGCAGGTCAACCTGCCCAACTTCATTCAAGTCGGCAGCTGGATTGGTGGTGATCGCGACGGTAACCCATTTGTCACCGCTGACGTGATGCGTTATGCCGTATCACGCCAGGCAGGTGTAGCACTTGATTACTACTACCAACAATGTCTGAAGCTCGAAAGCGAGCTATCGATGTCAACACGGCTGGTGCAGGTTGATCAGGATTTGTCGGCTCTGGCCGCAACAGCAACTGATGACGTGGCACGCAAAACCGAAGAGCCTTATCGCCTGGCGGTGACCGCGATTGCATCGCGTATCTTTGCTACTGCGATTCAAATCGGCACCTTCCACCATCAGTTGCATGATGTCGCTCACGCACAGCCTTACGAAAATGCCGATCAGCTTGGAGCCGATCTGGCCATTATTGCCCGTTCCTTGAAAGCCCATGGCGCAAGCAAACTGGCAGGCGGTCGTCTACGTCGCCTGCAACGAGCCGTATCGGTTTTTGGCTTCTTCCTAGCTCCAATCGATATGCGCCAGTTTGCTGGCTTGCATGAAAAGATGATCAGCGAACTCTTCAACCGCGCAGGTCTGGAAGAGTATATGGCGCTGGATGAAAACAGCCGCCGCGTGGTTTTGCTGCGCGAGTTGGCGAGCCCGCGTCCGCTGATTTGCCCACATGACGTTTCATACAGCCCGGATGTACAACAAGAGTTGGATATCCTGAAAGCGGCGGCAGAAATTCAGGCACGTTATGGCGAAGCCGTTTTGCCTAACTATATTATTTCCAATTGTGCGTCAGTGTCCGACATGCTGGAAGTTGCCGTCCTACTGAACGACGTTGGTCTGGTTTCGCTGGCCCCCACCGTACGCAGCAAGGTCAACATCATTCCGCTGTTTGAAACCACGGGTGACTTGCGCGCCAGCGGCGAAATCATGACGGCGCTGTTTGCGATTCCACAATGGCGTCAATTGCTGTCGTGCCGTGGCGATGTGCAGGAAGTAATGCTCGGCTATTCGGATTCGAATAAAGACGGTGGCTACCTCACTTCCAACTGGGAATTGTATAAAGCCGAATTGACGCTGGTTGATGTCTTCAATCAGGCGGGCATCAAACTACGTCTGTTCCACGGCCGTGGCGGCACGGTAGGCCGTGGCGGTGGCCCAGCTTACGATGCGATTCTGGCGCAACCAATTGGCTCGGTAAATGGCCAGATTCGGATTACCGAACAAGGCGAAGTGATCACAGCCAAGTATGCTGATCGTGAAGTGGGTCGTCGCAATCTGGAGATTCTGGTCGCTGCCACGCTGGACGCCAGCTTCCCGCTGCCATACGACGTTGACCCGACTGCACGCCGCGCTTTGATGGAGCGTCTATCAAACGCCGCCTATCGCTTCTACCGCGATCTGGTTTACGCAACGCCTGATTTCATTACCTACTTCCTTGAAGCCACACCGATTAAGGAAATTCCGAATCTGAATATCGGCTCGCGTCCGTCTGCACGTAAAAACACCAGCAGTATTTCCGATTTGCGCGCGATTCCTTGGGTCTTCTCATGGTCGCAATGTCGCTTGATGCTGCCAGGCTGGTACGGTTTTGGTGCTGCGATCAGCGAATATCTCGCCGAAGCGGGTGATGAAGGCCTGCAAACGCTGAATCATCTGTACAAAACTTGGCCATTCTTCCAGACTACCATCTCGAATATGGAAATGGTTTTGGCCAAGTCAGATATCGCGATTGCCGCTCGCTACTCGGAACTGGTGCAGGATCAGGACGTTGCTAAGCGTATCTTTGGTCGCATCAAGGATGAATGGCAGCGCTCGGTCGATGCTGTACTGGCCATTACCGGCCACGAAGAGTTGCTGGGCGATAACCCGATGCTGGCACGTAGCCTGGACAACCGTCTGCCTTACCTTGACCCGCTCAACCACCTGCAGGTTGAGTTACTCAAGCGCATCCGCGCTGGCGATGATAGTGAAGAATTGCGCCACGCCGTTCACCTCACCATCAATGGTGTGGCCGCCGGTTTGCGTAACAGCGGCTAA
- the murB gene encoding UDP-N-acetylmuramate dehydrogenase: MPQIQTHHPLTQLNTFGLQAHAEHFVAITTIDQLQACIADAQLRALPWYILGGGSNLVLPELVHGLVLKMDLRGKTLQAEDDAAWYVAAQAGENWHEFVQWTLAQGWGGLENLSLIPGTVGASPVQNIGAYGVEIKDYFHQLTAIHLHSGEIRQFDHADCHFAYRDSIFKQAGGKDWCILEVAFRLPKAHQTKTSYGDIENELATLGLAATLQNVAQAVINVRQRKLPDPAQIGNAGSYFKNPIITLEQAQALKVQYPDLVMYTIDAQRSKLAAGWLIEQAGWKGRQLGPVGMFFKQALVMVNHGGARQRDVKLLEQKVQQAVLEQFGVAIESEPIYWN, from the coding sequence ATGCCACAGATCCAGACCCATCACCCGCTCACCCAGCTCAACACCTTTGGTTTGCAAGCACACGCCGAGCACTTTGTGGCCATTACCACCATTGACCAGCTGCAGGCTTGCATTGCCGACGCTCAACTGCGAGCCTTGCCGTGGTATATTCTGGGTGGCGGATCAAATCTGGTCTTGCCTGAGCTGGTTCACGGGCTGGTGTTAAAAATGGATTTGCGCGGCAAAACCCTGCAGGCCGAAGATGATGCCGCTTGGTACGTTGCCGCGCAAGCGGGTGAAAACTGGCATGAATTTGTCCAGTGGACGCTGGCGCAAGGCTGGGGTGGGTTGGAGAATCTGTCGCTCATCCCCGGCACGGTGGGCGCATCGCCAGTGCAGAACATTGGCGCTTACGGCGTTGAGATCAAGGATTATTTTCACCAGCTGACCGCGATTCATTTGCACAGTGGCGAAATCCGCCAGTTTGACCACGCAGATTGCCACTTTGCGTATCGCGATAGTATCTTCAAGCAGGCTGGCGGCAAGGATTGGTGCATTCTGGAAGTGGCTTTCCGCCTACCCAAAGCGCATCAAACCAAAACCAGCTATGGCGATATTGAAAACGAGCTAGCCACGCTTGGCCTCGCAGCCACCCTGCAGAATGTCGCGCAGGCGGTGATCAATGTGCGCCAGCGCAAATTGCCCGACCCAGCCCAAATCGGCAATGCGGGCAGTTACTTCAAAAACCCGATAATTACACTCGAACAAGCACAAGCACTCAAGGTGCAATATCCAGATCTGGTGATGTATACCATCGACGCCCAGCGCAGCAAGCTTGCGGCCGGCTGGCTGATTGAACAAGCGGGCTGGAAAGGTCGTCAACTCGGCCCGGTGGGTATGTTTTTCAAGCAGGCGCTGGTGATGGTCAATCATGGCGGAGCCCGCCAGCGTGATGTGAAACTGCTGGAGCAGAAAGTCCAACAGGCCGTACTCGAACAATTTGGCGTCGCCATTGAATCCGAGCCCATTTACTGGAATTAA